From one Candidatus Marinarcus aquaticus genomic stretch:
- a CDS encoding glutamate synthase subunit beta produces MLNFTNIDRATPNKRNVLERIKDYDEVYEVFGRNKSKEQADRCMQCGDPYCHSKCPLHNFIPAWLKQRAEDNLELAFALSNEPSPFPEILGKICPHDVLCEGACSLNTGHGAVAIGAVEAHINEKAFAAGMTPKFPGVTSDKKVAVIGSGPSGISAATFLLRKGIKVELFERADRAGGLLTYGIPGFKLDKNAVDRRIKWLQEAGMTLHLNCEIGKDKTFKELESEFDAIYLGIGATKSNYAKIEGEDAKDVHLAIDFLTGIQKRNFGAKPKNFVDVKDKNVLVIGGGDTAMDCVRSSVREGAASVKCLYRRDESNMPGSKKEVVNSKEEGVEFMFNVSPKAIKVEKGQVVGVELLRTAMSEPDESGRQRVEVIKDSDFIEDADVVILALGFSPEVPAFLAEAKVETNAWGGIVTNNFKTSNPKIYAGGDCQRGAHLAVTAAADGRDAAAEIVKQLS; encoded by the coding sequence ATGTTAAACTTTACAAATATTGATAGAGCCACTCCAAATAAACGAAACGTTTTAGAGAGAATTAAAGATTATGACGAAGTATATGAAGTATTTGGTCGAAACAAGAGTAAAGAGCAAGCAGACCGATGTATGCAGTGTGGAGACCCATACTGCCACTCAAAGTGTCCATTGCATAACTTTATCCCTGCTTGGTTAAAACAACGAGCAGAAGACAATTTAGAGTTGGCATTTGCTTTGTCAAATGAACCATCTCCATTCCCAGAAATTTTAGGAAAAATTTGTCCTCATGACGTATTGTGTGAAGGTGCATGTTCACTTAACACAGGTCATGGTGCGGTTGCCATTGGTGCAGTAGAAGCACACATCAATGAAAAAGCATTTGCAGCAGGTATGACACCGAAGTTTCCAGGAGTTACAAGCGATAAAAAAGTGGCGGTGATAGGTTCAGGACCTTCTGGGATTTCAGCGGCGACTTTTCTTTTAAGAAAAGGAATCAAAGTTGAACTGTTTGAACGAGCTGACAGAGCGGGTGGACTGTTAACATATGGTATTCCTGGATTTAAACTGGACAAAAATGCGGTTGACAGAAGAATCAAGTGGTTACAAGAGGCAGGAATGACACTTCACTTAAATTGTGAAATTGGAAAAGATAAAACATTTAAAGAGTTAGAATCAGAGTTCGATGCGATTTATTTAGGAATAGGTGCTACAAAAAGTAACTATGCAAAAATCGAGGGTGAAGATGCCAAAGACGTTCACTTAGCAATTGACTTTTTAACGGGAATTCAAAAACGAAACTTTGGCGCTAAACCTAAAAATTTTGTGGATGTAAAAGATAAAAACGTTTTAGTTATTGGTGGTGGAGATACTGCTATGGACTGTGTACGAAGCTCTGTAAGAGAGGGCGCAGCAAGCGTTAAATGTCTTTATCGACGAGATGAGTCAAACATGCCAGGAAGTAAAAAAGAGGTAGTGAACTCAAAAGAAGAGGGTGTTGAATTTATGTTTAATGTCAGCCCTAAAGCCATTAAAGTTGAAAAAGGCCAAGTCGTTGGTGTAGAACTTTTACGAACAGCCATGAGTGAACCCGATGAATCTGGACGACAAAGAGTTGAAGTCATTAAAGACAGCGATTTTATTGAAGATGCTGATGTGGTTATCTTAGCTTTAGGATTCTCTCCTGAAGTACCTGCATTTTTAGCTGAAGCAAAGGTTGAAACCAATGCTTGGGGTGGAATTGTAACTAATAACTTTAAGACATCAAACCCAAAAATTTATGCGGGTGGTGATTGTCAACGAGGTGCACACTTAGCTGTAA